The Camelina sativa cultivar DH55 unplaced genomic scaffold, Cs unpScaffold13266, whole genome shotgun sequence genome includes the window AGATTCATACAAGGCCATAAGCGACGAGGGAATGCCGGTATACCAGAGGCCGTTCATGAAGGGTAAGCTGTACATCCACTTCACAGTGGATTTCCCGGACTCGCTGAGCCCTGAGCAGACCAAAGCACTGGAAGCTGTTTTGCCCAAGCCCTCAACAGCTCAGTTGAACGACATGGAGATAGATGAGTGTGAGGAGACCACTCTACACGATGTGAACATTGAGGATGAGATGAGGAGGAAGGCACAAGCTCAAAGAGAGGCttatgatgatgacgatgatgatgatgaccatcCTGGTGGTGCTCAGAGGGTGCAATGTGCCCAGCAGTAAGTAATC containing:
- the LOC104775376 gene encoding chaperone protein dnaJ 3-like — encoded protein: MPVYQRPFMKGKLYIHFTVDFPDSLSPEQTKALEAVLPKPSTAQLNDMEIDECEETTLHDVNIEDEMRRKAQAQREAYDDDDDDDDHPGGAQRVQCAQQ